TCTTTAGGCATCTGTTCAACAATCCATACTTTTCTTGGAATATATATAACATTAAGAGGCGCCCAGGGTGCACCATTCCAGTTTGGATCTTCACAACCGTATTTGATATGTTTGCCGGAATAAGGAAATGCCCTGGTCATTATTCCATACGGCAATTCCTGTACCGGAATCATATCCGGACTAGTAAAGGCAACTAGAATTATTTTTTCTCCTACATACTTCCATTTCATGGTGCTGTCTTTCCCATCCCACCCGTAATTCGTATCCAACCATGAATCAGAGCCCATATAGGGGTCAGACCTAGTAGTTGAGCCGGTTTGCCGTATTCTTCGAATGGCAGGGACATAGGCATAATTGCTATCATTCCTTTTGTCCATATAAACGTAGGCCAATGTATTGGTTCCCTTAACGCTCATTGGCTCCATAACATTCTGAAATTGTAAGTAAAGAAACTTATCGGGATTTTTCACTTCCTGACCCGGAAGCCGCCCATTCAAATAAAGGCGCTGATCAATGCCCGCAACATAACGTTCTTCTCCTGTTTTGTCTATCCAACTAATATAGATATGCTCTCTTGAGCCCATAAAACGATATCTTTGGAAATTAAAGTTATATATTATCTTTTCTCCGGCTTTGGGATCTTTAAGATCAATCTTGGGAAAAGGATAACCGTATATATTTTCCGGGTATTTTCCGGTTTTATCGATCAAGTCGCCATCAGGACTTATATCGAATTTTCCTTTATTTTTTGTGCTTGCCGCAAGAAAGCTGTCATCCTGTTTGTATTTAAAGTTTATTTGACCAGGGGTAATAACCCACTCGCCTCTCTCAACCGCACGGTACAATGCCGGAATAAGAAGATCTTTGTATTGACTACAGTTGGTCTTATCAATTACCTTTGGTAAATCCATTGCCTGAACAATACCGCCACATAAAAACAGAATAAACAATGAGCACAATGATAATCCAAAATACTTTATAATTCTCAAGTTTTTCATTTTCTTCATTCCTCCCTCCGACTTTGTAGTTATAATTATCTATTATTTCCGGCATTAAACAGCCCTTTTGGAGGCAACAACATTTACCAGGTGCTGTCAGGCAAGACATCAAATAACAAAAGGGCTGTTTAATGCCGGAAAAATCCATTTATAGACGAACACGGTCCTGGTTATATTTATACAAGTGGTTGATCATAGGTTAATTTTATTTAGTTAAATTCATCACAGCATATAAATTACTATAAAATCAGGGTATTTATACAAGATAACAAAAACTGTTGAAGATATTAACAGGATTATTATTAAATACAACTCCAATATAATAACAGTAAAACTATAGGCTAATACTATTGTTAATGAAGGCTTAATAGGTAGGAACGAAGGTTGGCATCCTGCGAATTGTATCAAATAAAATGTTACCCACCATTGACTATCAAGGGAGGGATAATTGCTTTACATTAAACCACCAGCTCTGCTGGTGTGGCCCTAAGAGGTTTGATAGTTCCGGCGGGGAAGGAAATGAGACATAGGTTCTTTTTCATGGAAAGCTCCATATCACTTGGAATCAACTGATTAATCATTTCACACAAACCGATCTTTTCGGCATAGATCCGAATGATCGGCAAATGCTTTATGGCAAATGCTTATAAATTTTGATTACTTATATCCACATCATGCTCTTTCCACCATCCAGAGGGTGGGGTAAGCAAGTTATATCTATACCTTACTCTGCATTCGGCAATATTTATTTATGAAGTAACGGGTGTTCCTTTGGCTCTCATCGGCTCCAAAACTCTCTGAAATTCGGGCGTGACGCAGAAATCGGGTAAAAAGGAGCTGTTTTCAAAGTTACCAGAGCCCCCAAGATCCTTTCATAGTATGCTATCAGCCTGTAAGTTACCTCCTGCCTATGTGTTAAGACCTTTCTTTTCGGCTTCTTTTCGCAATTCTCCATAGAGGCCCAAATGATCGATTTCGGCAGCAGGGCAAACATTGTTACAGTTTCCACACATGATACAAGCGTAGAGGCCATTTTGAACCGCTTCCAAGACCCTGTCTAATTCATCAAATGGGTCATAGTAACGCAATCCGAAGGCAACAATGCCTGCAGGTCCTATAAATTTTTCAGGTTCCTTCATTTCATTAATAACCGGACAGGCGGCAACACAACATAAACATCTACAGCACCATTCCAGG
This Pseudomonadota bacterium DNA region includes the following protein-coding sequences:
- a CDS encoding DUF1329 domain-containing protein, yielding MKKMKNLRIIKYFGLSLCSLFILFLCGGIVQAMDLPKVIDKTNCSQYKDLLIPALYRAVERGEWVITPGQINFKYKQDDSFLAASTKNKGKFDISPDGDLIDKTGKYPENIYGYPFPKIDLKDPKAGEKIIYNFNFQRYRFMGSREHIYISWIDKTGEERYVAGIDQRLYLNGRLPGQEVKNPDKFLYLQFQNVMEPMSVKGTNTLAYVYMDKRNDSNYAYVPAIRRIRQTGSTTRSDPYMGSDSWLDTNYGWDGKDSTMKWKYVGEKIILVAFTSPDMIPVQELPYGIMTRAFPYSGKHIKYGCEDPNWNGAPWAPLNVIYIPRKVWIVEQMPKDPYYNWGLHVNYIDQETYTIWYKEVYEKSGDFRIWISTFLHYSETPSGKNNTGDWDSQIFVDVKAHHATAVNRSAHPENALFMPASKLDPSFFTVNNFLLLSK